In Thermoleophilaceae bacterium, the genomic window CGCCCGGGATCTCGTACACCCGCGGGCCGATTGGCTGGATCGGCTCCATGACTCACCCGGTTATGCCGCGCCCTTCTCCCTGGCGGCGTCGAGCGCGGCGAACTTCCGCTCGGCGACGATGCGCGCCTGCTGGCGCACCTCGGCGAGAGCGATCTGGCGCCACACGTAGACCGCGGCGGCCCACACGGCCACATAGCCGATCATGCCGCCCAGCAGAGCGCGCAGCCCTAGATGCACGAAGTCGGTGCCCGAGCGATGCGAGTACCACGCCATGAGGAGGAAGCCGGCCAGTCCGCCCATTCCCTTCCAGCGGCGGATCTGCGCCTGCGCGCGCGGGTGCGCTGAGACCTTCACGTCCTCCGCCCCGGCGGGCGTGATCGTGGTGGGCTGATCTTCCTGGTTCTTCTTCTTAGCCATCTCAGACTGCTCCTCGCTTGCGCTGCTCACGCTCCTGGCGCATCACGAAGCGGACGAGGCGTTCCTGATCGCTCTCGCTGATGTGGTCGAAACGCACGCCGACCGAGCCTTTGTGGGCTTCCCGCACGACCGTGCCGCGCACGCTGATCGCGTCCTTTCCGTCGTACAGCGGAACCTTCATCCAAAGGAACATCCCCAACTGGAGGGTCAGCACGCCCGCGCTCGGCGCGCCTAGGAGAATCCCGTTTGCGCTCAGGTTGATGGCATCGAACGACATCGGCCAAGGCTTGTCCTTCAGCGACACGTCGACCGACATGTTCACCGCCACCCTGACGAACTCGCGACGCTGCATCAGCTGTGGTTCCTCGCGGCCGACGAAACGGACCTTGTCGCCGTCCTGGCGGTTGTAGGTCGCGTACCCCTTCTGCCTGTAGAGGCCCCGGAGGGTCGGGTACTCGAGTACCGCGTCGGGCGCCTCGAGGGCCATTGCGTCCGCGTTCGCCGGTACCACGAGCGCGATCACCACGCCGTCGTCCTCGATCTCCTCCACGACCCCGGACGTGCGCCCCACTCCGCGAATCTTCAGCTCGACCCGCTGATTTGTCGTGAGCTCGGAACCGCTCCGATCCTCGTCTGTCTTCGTGCGCCCGAAGAGCTTCATGTCACGATGATCGACGCGAGCGCCGCTGGGTTTACAGGTAGAAGCCCACCGTCGACCTTCGTTCCGCTCGAGATGTAGGAGAACGGACGGCCGCTTCTGATCGCGAGACCCACGGCGGGACCGACGTGGCCCGTCTCGTCAGCGTGCGTGAGGACGATGCGCGACACCCCGAGCTGGGCAAAGCCGCGCATCACGTCGTCAGCCGCCTGCGCGCCCACGGTGGCCGGAAGCGTGAGGTGGATCTCGTAAACGCCGATGCGCTCGAGATCCGCCGTCAGGCGCTCGACCTCGCTCGGGACGGCAGGCGAGACCGTGGGCGTGTCGATCACGATCAGCGCATGCTCGCGCGCTCCGGCTATGCGGGCGCGGGCCTCGGCGGGATCGTCGATCGCGTACACCGGCACGCCGTGCGGGTGAAGCAGCGACTTGAGCTCGGCGCCGCCGTCGCGCGGGCGCAGCGTCAGGCAGATCACCGGCAGGTCGCTGCCGGTGGCGTAGGCCGTGGCGAGCCGCGCGGTGCAGAGCGTCTTGCCCGAGCCTCCGGGGCCGACGAAGGCGATCGTGCGGCCCCTGCGAGTCCAGGTGGACTGCACCGGAATGCGCCGCGCCAGCGTGTCGCGCACGAGCCGCTCGAGGGAGGAGTGCGGCGCGAACGGCAGCACATGCGACACCGTCTCGGTGACCACGCCTTCGGCAAGCGCCGGATGCAGCCCCGCCTCAACGAGGTCGTCCACGATCTCGGCGGCCACGGCCGGCGTCCGCCGCCCGGCAACCAGCGGCGCCATGGCGGTGCCCGGCGCCGGCTCGGTGCGCTCGAGCGCAGCCGAGAACTGGTCGGCAAAGGGAGCGGCCTGCTCGCGGATCTTCTGGATGGCCGGAGGTTCAGGCGCGGGTGACTGGTGACTGGTGACTGGTGACTGGGCCTGCAGCGCGTCCGGCAGAGCGTCCGAGTCATCGAGCACCTCAAAGCGAGGAGCCCCCGCATGAGCCTCAACCTCCACGAACTGCTTCTGGAAGAAGCCGGCCACGCCGCCGGTGAGCCCCTCGCGCCGGCGCGTGATCACGGCGTCGGGACCGAGCTCGGCCCTGATGCGCGGCAGGATCTCCTCAAGCGAGCTGCCGCGGTATGTGCGCGTTGCGGCGCTCATCCGTTGACCACCCCCACGGTCTCTACCCGGATACCCGGCATCACCTCGTTGTAGGAGCACACCGGCAGCTGCGGCAGAGCCTGCTCGCAGAGACGGCGCAGATGGCGGCGCACGCGCGCCGAACAGAGCAGCACCGGGCGCCCCCCGTGCGCGAGCGAGTTCTCCATCTGCTCCTTGAGCATCGACACGAGCTGCTGTGCGCGCGACGGCTCCATCACGAGGTACTCGCCGTCGGCGGTCTGAGCGATCGAGTCGGACACCTCCTGCTCCACCACCGGGTCGAGCGAGATGGCGCGCAGCTTCCGCTCCGCGTCGAGGTGCGGCGCGGTGATCGCGCGGCCGAGAGCCTGGCGCGCGTACTCGGCGAGCAGCGACGGGTCGCGGGTGACGCGAGCCTTGTCGCCCACCGC contains:
- a CDS encoding PilZ domain-containing protein; translated protein: MKLFGRTKTDEDRSGSELTTNQRVELKIRGVGRTSGVVEEIEDDGVVIALVVPANADAMALEAPDAVLEYPTLRGLYRQKGYATYNRQDGDKVRFVGREEPQLMQRREFVRVAVNMSVDVSLKDKPWPMSFDAINLSANGILLGAPSAGVLTLQLGMFLWMKVPLYDGKDAISVRGTVVREAHKGSVGVRFDHISESDQERLVRFVMRQEREQRKRGAV